Within Actinoplanes sp. L3-i22, the genomic segment GTAGGACGCCAGCGGCGAGGCCAGCAGCAGGCAGACCCCGGCGACGTCCCCGGGTGCCGCCGCCCGCCCCATGGGCACCGTGCGCGCCACCGCCTCGGGGTCGAGGAGACCCTCGATCGGGCCGGGGACGACGCAGTTGACCCGGACGGCCGGCGCCCACTCCGCCGCGAGACTGGTCGCGAGGTGGTGCAGGCCGGCCTTGGCCGCGCCGTAGGCGGCGCTGCCCGGCGACGGTCGCGTGCCGCTGACGCTGCCCACCATGAGGATCACGCCCCCGCCGGGCTGCGCCTGCATCACCGCGTTGGCCGCCTGCGAGACGTGCAACGGGGCGACCAGGTTGAGCTCGACGATCTTCGCGTGCAGCCGGGGCGACGCGGTCGCGGCCGGGACGGCGGGAGCCCCGCCCGCGTTGTTCACCAGCACGTCCACGCCGCCGAGCCGCTCCTGAGCCGCGGCGATCAGCGCGGCGGCCTGCCCGGGGTCGCGGATGTCGGCGCGCACGAAGCCGGCCGGCCCGTCGTAGGAGCCGCGGCCGCAGACCAGCACCCTCGCGCCGGCTGCGAGGAAGGCGGCCGCGATCGCGGAGCCGATCCCGCGGGTGCCGCCGGTGACGACCACGCGGCGACCGGTGAAGTCCATGCCGTCACGCTAGCTCACCAAGCAAGCGCTTGGTTAGACTCCGGGCATGGGCGTACACCTGGAACCCGGCGCCGTCGCCGAGGTGGTGATCGACTTTCCGCCGGTCAACGCGGTGCCGGCGGCCGGCTGGCAGTCCATCGCCGACCTGCTCACCGCCGCCGGCGACGACCCGGCGACCCGGGTGGTGGTGCTCTCCGCACGCGGCCGGGGCTTCTGCGCCGGGGTCGACCTCAAGGAGATGCAGCGCGACGAGGGCCACCAGGCGCTGCTCGCCGCGAACCGGGGATGCGCCGCCGCGTTCGCCGCCGTCTACGACTGCCCGGTCCCGGTGATCGCCGCCGTCCAGGGATTCTGCCTCGGCGGCGGCATCGGCCTGGCCGGCAACGCCGACCTGATCGTCGCCGCCGACGACGCCACCTTCGGCCTGCCCGAGGTCGACCGGGGCGCGCTCGGCGCGGCCACCCACCTGGCCCGGCTCGTGCCACCGCGGCTGATGCGGGCGATGGTCTACACCTGCCGCACGGTCACCGCCGCCGACCTGCACCGCTTCGGCGCCGTCCACGAGGTTGCGACCACCGGCGGGCTGCCGGCGGCGGCGCGGGCGGTCGCGGAGTCGATCGCGGCCAAGGACCCGGTCGTGATCCGGGCGGCCAAGCAGGCGCTCAACGGCATCGACCCGGTCGACGTGAAGCGGTCCTACCGGTTCGAGCAGGGTTTCACCTTCGAGCTCAACCTCAGCGGCGCGGGCGACCGCGCCCGGCAGAAGTTCGTGGAGGGCCGATGACGGTGGTGATGAGCATCGACGACGTGGTCGCCGAGCTGCGGGACGGGATGACGGTCGGGGTCGGCGGCTGGGGGTCACGCCGCAAGCCGATGGCGCTGGTCCGGGCGGTCTGCCGGGCCGGTCTGCGCGACCTGACGGTGGTCTCCTACGGCGGGCCGGACGTGGGGCTGCTGATCGCGGCCGGCTGCGTGCGGCGCGTGGTCACCGGGTTCGTGTCGCTGGACAGCATCGCGCTCGAGCCACACTTCCGGCAGGCCCGCCAGCAGGGCACGATCGAGCTGACCGAATACGACGAGGGCATGCTCTACTGGGGTCTGCTCGCCGCCGCCCACCGGCTGCCGTTCCTGCCGACCCGGGCGGGGCTCGGCTCCGACGTCATGCGAGTCAACCCCGAGCTGCGGACGGTCCGATCGCCGTACGCCGATGGCAGTGATCTTGTCGCCATGCCCGCCGTGACCCTGGACGCCGCGCTGGTCCACCTGAACCGCGCCGATCGTCGCGGCAACGCCCGTTATCTCGGCCCGGATCCGTACTTCGATGATCTGTTCTGCCTGGCCGCCCGCCGGCGTTTCGTCTCCTGCGAGCGGCTGGTCAGCACCGCGGAGCTGATCGGAAGCGGACCCCCGCAGGGCCTGCTGCTCAACCGGATGATGGTCGACGGCGTGGTGGAGACGCCACGCGGGGCCCACTTCACCAGCTGCGTCCCGGATTACGACCGCGACGAGGCGTTCCAGCGCGACTACGCGGCCGCCGCCGCCGCGCCCGGGACGTGGGAGCTGTTCCGGGCCACCTACCTGGACGGCGACGAGGAGCACTACCGGAAGGCGGTGGCCGCACGATGAGCCGGGCGGACGTCTGCGTGACGGCATGCGCCGACGCCTGGCGCGGCGACGGCGCGGTGCTCGCCTCCCCCACCGGCCTGATCCCCCGCCTCGGCGCGCGGCTCGCCCAGCTCACCTTCTCCCCCGACCTCCTGCTCACCGACGGCGAGGCGACGCTGACCCACGACGACGAGCCGGAGGGGTGGCTGCCCTACCGCGCGGTGTTCGGCGTGGTCGCGGCCGGCACCCGGCACGTGATGATGGGGGCGAGCCAGCTCGACCGGTTCGGCAACCAGAACATCTCCTGCGTCGGCGACTGGCATCGCCCGGCCCGGCAGCTGCTCGGCGTGCGAGGCGCACCCGGCAACACGATCAACCACACCACCAGCTACTGGGTGCCCCGGCACGAGCCGCGGGTCTTCGTCGAGCACGTCGACATGGTGTCCGGAATCGGTCACGATCGGGGCGCCGTCGAGATCCGGGTGGTGGTGACGAACCTGGCCGTGCTGGACTTCGCCACCCCGGACCGCTCGATGCGGCTGCGCTCGGTGCATCCCGGGGTGCCGGTGGCCGACGTCCTGGCCGCCACCGGCTTCTCCCTGGTCGTACCGGCCGAGGTACCGGTCACCCGGGAGCCCGCCCCCGCGGAGATGACGATCATCGAGCGGCTCGACCCGGACGGCCTGAGGCGGCTCCGATGAGGACCCGGCTCACCGACCTGCTCGGCTGCCACCACCCGATCGTGCAGGCCGGCATGGGCTACGTGGCCGGGGCGGGCCTGGTCGCGGCGACGTCGGCGGCCGGCGGCTTCGGTATCGTCGCCTCCGCCACGATGACCCTCGACCAGT encodes:
- a CDS encoding CoA transferase subunit A, with amino-acid sequence MTVVMSIDDVVAELRDGMTVGVGGWGSRRKPMALVRAVCRAGLRDLTVVSYGGPDVGLLIAAGCVRRVVTGFVSLDSIALEPHFRQARQQGTIELTEYDEGMLYWGLLAAAHRLPFLPTRAGLGSDVMRVNPELRTVRSPYADGSDLVAMPAVTLDAALVHLNRADRRGNARYLGPDPYFDDLFCLAARRRFVSCERLVSTAELIGSGPPQGLLLNRMMVDGVVETPRGAHFTSCVPDYDRDEAFQRDYAAAAAAPGTWELFRATYLDGDEEHYRKAVAAR
- a CDS encoding enoyl-CoA hydratase family protein, with protein sequence MGVHLEPGAVAEVVIDFPPVNAVPAAGWQSIADLLTAAGDDPATRVVVLSARGRGFCAGVDLKEMQRDEGHQALLAANRGCAAAFAAVYDCPVPVIAAVQGFCLGGGIGLAGNADLIVAADDATFGLPEVDRGALGAATHLARLVPPRLMRAMVYTCRTVTAADLHRFGAVHEVATTGGLPAAARAVAESIAAKDPVVIRAAKQALNGIDPVDVKRSYRFEQGFTFELNLSGAGDRARQKFVEGR
- a CDS encoding SDR family oxidoreductase, which codes for MDFTGRRVVVTGGTRGIGSAIAAAFLAAGARVLVCGRGSYDGPAGFVRADIRDPGQAAALIAAAQERLGGVDVLVNNAGGAPAVPAATASPRLHAKIVELNLVAPLHVSQAANAVMQAQPGGGVILMVGSVSGTRPSPGSAAYGAAKAGLHHLATSLAAEWAPAVRVNCVVPGPIEGLLDPEAVARTVPMGRAAAPGDVAGVCLLLASPLASYVTGASVAVHGGGEWPGYLADPRDAAYRAQK
- a CDS encoding CoA-transferase subunit beta translates to MSRADVCVTACADAWRGDGAVLASPTGLIPRLGARLAQLTFSPDLLLTDGEATLTHDDEPEGWLPYRAVFGVVAAGTRHVMMGASQLDRFGNQNISCVGDWHRPARQLLGVRGAPGNTINHTTSYWVPRHEPRVFVEHVDMVSGIGHDRGAVEIRVVVTNLAVLDFATPDRSMRLRSVHPGVPVADVLAATGFSLVVPAEVPVTREPAPAEMTIIERLDPDGLRRLR